In Phragmites australis chromosome 24, lpPhrAust1.1, whole genome shotgun sequence, the following are encoded in one genomic region:
- the LOC133907858 gene encoding uncharacterized protein LOC133907858, which produces MSGSEAMMEKMQLRQSYRNVWHTDLTNAVTADLPWCCLSLWCAPCVSYMLRRRALYNDMSRYVCCAGYMPCSGKCGESQCPELCLATEVFCCFGNSVASTRFLLQDEFNIQTTQCDNCIISFMLLLQQLACICSLVACIVGNSELSEAANIISCMSNMVYWTVCSCMQTQHKVEMDKRDGKFGPMSVPPMQQMSRFDQPFPPQVGYGYR; this is translated from the exons ATGTCGGGGTCGGAGGCGATGATGGAGAAGATGCAGCTGCGGCAGAGCTACCGCAACGTCTGGCACACCGACCTCACCAACGCCGTCACGGCGGACCTGCCAT GGTGCTGCCTGTCGCTGTGGTG CGCCCCGTGTGTGTCGTATATGCTGCGCAGGCGTGCTCTCTACAATGACATGTCAAG ATACGTGTGCTGCGCTGGGTACATGCCGTGCAGTGGCAAGTGCGGTGAGAGCCAGTGCCCAGAGCTATGCCTTGCAACAGAG GTGTTCTGCTGCTTCGGCAATTCAGTCGCTTCGACCCGGTTCTTGCTGCAGGACGAGTTCAACATCCAGACAACTCAGTGCGACAACTGCATCATC AGCTTCATGTTGCTCCTGCAACAACTCGCCTGCATCTGCTCGCTAGTCGCGTGCATCGTCGGCAACAGCGAGCTTTCAGAGGCCGCGAATATAATCTCCTGCATGTCTAACATGGTCTACTGGAC GGTTTGCTCTTGTATGCAG ACGCAGCACAAGGTGGAGATGGACAAGAGGGACGGCAAGTTCGGCCCTATGTCAGTTCCTCCGATGCAGCAAATGTCGCGCTTCGATCAGCCGTTCCCGCCTCAAGTTGGATATGGATACAGGTAG
- the LOC133908081 gene encoding SUMO-conjugating enzyme SCE1-like: protein MSGGIARGRLAEERKAWRKNHPHGFVARPKALADGSANLMVWNCTIPGKQGTDWEGGYYPLTLHFSEDYPSKPPKCKFPQGFFHPNVYPSGTVCLSILNEDSGWRPAITVKQILVGIQDLLDQPNPADPAQTDGYYLFIQDPTEYKRRIRLQAKQYPALV from the exons ATGTCGGGAGGGATCGCGCGCGGCCGCCtcgccgaggagcgcaaggcCTGGCGCAAGAACCACCCCCAC GGGTTCGTGGCGAGGCCGAAGGCGCTGGCCGACGGGTCGGCGAACCTCATGGTCTGGAACTGCACTATCCCCGGCAAGCAGGGG ACTGATTGGGAAGGTGGGTACTACCCTCTTACCCTTCATTTCAGTGAGGACTACCCTAGCAAACCTCCCAAGTGCAAGTTCCCACAAGGTTTTTTCCACCCAAATGTCTATCCTTCAGGAACAGTTTGCCTTTCAATTCTCAACGAGGATAGC GGTTGGAGACCTGCTATCACTGTTAAGCAGATTCTAGTTGGAATACAGGACTTGCTTGATCAGCCTAATCCAGCTGATCCTGCACAGACTGATGGTTACTACCTTTTCATCCAG GATCCGACGGAATACAAGAGACGTATTCGTCTGCAGGCCAAGCAGTATCCTGCTCTGGTCTAA
- the LOC133907999 gene encoding uncharacterized protein LOC133907999 has product MEKKLLPLAHKHVHGGERLWARPWRWAKTAFFLAAMLASLLLVCAPPLLVVLLDLALPPALLSATLRAGDGYSSFASAVLAQARAFDFRSSLVDLPAVSAARALLVLCAYLVCGGGAPYLWVVVACTAGSVSYALAKSAAVLPRRAVLQEAGNARAVAVAAGPEAMLLLSLALAAAHLAAAYRTSCRERRRMLVYRIDVEAVRLKGGHQAPKGLKLCSV; this is encoded by the exons ATGGAGAAGAAGCTGCTGCCACTAGCGCACAAGCACGTGCACGGCGGCGAGCGGCTGTGGGCGCGGCCGTGGCGGTGGGCCAAGACGGCTTTCTTCCTCGCCGCGATGCTCGCCTCGCTCCTGCTCGTCTGCGCGCCGCCGCTGctcgtcgtgctcctcgacctcgccctcccgccggcgCTCCTCTCCGCGACCCTCCGCGCCGGCGACGGTTACAGCTCGTTCGCGTCGGCGGTGCTGGCCCAGGCGCGGGCGTTCGACTTCCGGTCGTCGCTCGTTGACCTGCCCGCCGTCTCCGCTGCGCGCGCGCTGCTCGTCCTCTGCGCGTACCTGGTGTGCGGGGGAGGCGCGCCGTACTTGTGGGTCGTCGTGGCGTGCACCGCGGGGTCCGTGTCCTACGCGCTGGCCAAGTCCGCGGCCGTGCTGCCGCGCCGCGCCGTGCTGCAGGAGGCGGGGAACGCGCgcgccgtggccgtggccgcCGGCCCAGAGGCCATGCTCCTGCTCTCGCtggccctcgccgccgcgcacCTCGCCGCGGCGTACCGGACCAGTTGCCGCGAGCGCCGGCGCATGCTCGTCTACAGGATCGACGTCGAAGCG GTCAGGCTAAAAGGAGGTCATCAAGCACCCAAAGGGCTGAAGCTATGTAGTGTTTGA
- the LOC133907857 gene encoding putative expansin-A30, translating to MHCSAEAKQEHRKQSRTRAMASPSAAVLALLVSLASMAAPANARFKAMQWTPAHATFYGDETAAETMGGACGYGNLYTTGYGTDTAALSTTLFQDGYGCGTCYQMRCTGSPSCYRGSPVITVTATNLCPPNWAQDSNNGGWCNPPRTHFDLSKPAFMKMAEWRAGIVPVMYRRVPCVRRGGLRFALQGNSYWLLAYVMNVAGAGDVGEMWVKGGSSTGWIRMSHNWGAAYQAFAPLGGQALSFKLTSYTTRRTIIATNVAPADWCLGLTYEALVNFS from the exons ATGCATTGCTCTGCAGAGGCAAAGCAAGAACACCGCAAACAAAGCCGTACCAGAGCAATGGCTTCTCCATCCGCCGCCGTCTTGGCCCTCCTCGTCTCTCTGGCGAGCATGGCCGCCCCCGCGAACGCGAGGTTCAAGGCGATGCAGTGGACTCCGGCGCACGCCACGTTCTACGGCGACGAGACCGCGGCGGAGACCATGG GCGGCGCGTGCGGGTATGGCAACCTGTACACGACCGGGTACGGCACGGACACGGCGGCGTTGAGCACGACGCTGTTCCAGGACGGGTACGGGTGCGGGACGTGCTACCAGATGCGGTGCACAGGCTCACCGTCGTGCTACCGGGGCTCGCCGGTGATCACGGTGACGGCGACCAACCTGTGCCCACCCAACTGGGCGCAGGACTCCAACAACGGCGGCTGGTGCAACCCGCCCCGCACCCACTTCGACCTCTCCAAGCCGGCCTTCATGAAGATGGCCGAGTGGCGCGCCGGCATCGTCCCCGTCATGTACCGCAGGGTGCCGTGCGTGAGGAGAGGCGGGCTGCGGTTCGCGCTCCAGGGGAACTCGTACTGGCTGCTGGCGTACGTGATGAAcgtggccggcgccggcgacgtcgGGGAGATGTGGGTGAAGGGCGGCAGCAGCACGGGGTGGATACGCATGAGCCACAACTGGGGCGCCGCGTACCAGGCGTTCGCGCCGCTCGGTGGTCAGGCGCTCAGCTTCAAGCTCACCTCCTACACCACCCGGCGGACCATCATCGCCACCAACGTCGCGCCGGCGGACTGGTGCCTCGGGCTCACGTACGAGGCCCTCGTGAACTTCTCTTGA